The sequence below is a genomic window from Acetivibrio clariflavus DSM 19732.
TCCACTATTGGTCCTACAGCTCTGCAGGGACCGCACCATGGAGCCCAAAAGTCTACCAAAACCGCCTTATCGGATTTCAGAACTTCCTCTTCAAAATTATTCTTATTAATAATTACTACTTTTTCACTTGCCATAATTAATCCTCCTAACCAGTTATTATTTTCCTCTTGTTATATTTGCATTAAACCGTTCAAATATATATATTTACATTACAAACAAATCATATTTAAACTGTTTGTGCCCTTTACAGCTGTTGTTTCAAAAATTAACACTCCGTTCTTTCAGCCATAAAGGTTATAATTAATATTATTGCAAGTTCTTAAGTTTATATCTACCCACATTACAACTAAGGAAACATTAATCTACAAATCTCAGGAATTTTTGAATTGTATCAAGCAGTTCTTCAATAACCACTTCTTCCCTTTCCTTCTTTAAAATATTTTGCAGACAGGTTTTCGAATATCTTTGAAGAATCAGACTTCCAACTTTGTTTATTGCAGCTCTTGCAGCTGCCACCTGGGTAAGAATGTCGGCACACTGTTTCTCCTCTTCAATCATTTTTTGTATCCCTTTTATTTGTCCCTCAATTCTTCTTAATCTTTTAAGGACCTCCTCTTTAGACACAATTTGCTCTATATCCGGAACATTGCTTTCCATAATCGTCCCTCCTATACTCGGTATGGGTATAGGACAATTATAGCTGGAAATTTTTTAAATTTCAATATTATTTTTTAAATTTTTTCAATAAAGAGTAATAATTAGCTATGGTCTAACTCAACCATAGCTATATAAATAAGTAAAAAATAAAAGTTTGTCAAGTTATTTCCATAGCATCCAAGGCATTATGCAATCGTTCAAACAGCAAACCGGCTACAAACCACGCAGGTGCATAATCAATTCTCACCAGGTTGTCAATTGCAAATGGACCTGTATAATACCAGGGGTACACGCCTAACAGATTATATAAAATTAAACCGCTTGTATATTCTATACCCCATATAATCACAACCCACAAAAGTCCTCTAATCATCCACCTCCAATTACTCAGTATATCATGAATGGGTTCTAGAAACACAGCACAGCCATATATGAAAAACATCCAGAGATTTGTATATCCTTGCAGGGTAAGATCACCTGTTATCAAAGAATGCATTCCAGTCCAGAATATTTCTATTATCCACCCTACAAATCCATAAATAACAAATCTTTTCACCATAGTCTTATTTTTTTCAAAATACTTA
It includes:
- a CDS encoding metal-sensitive transcriptional regulator, coding for MESNVPDIEQIVSKEEVLKRLRRIEGQIKGIQKMIEEEKQCADILTQVAAARAAINKVGSLILQRYSKTCLQNILKKEREEVVIEELLDTIQKFLRFVD
- a CDS encoding putative ABC transporter permease, with protein sequence MVKRFVIYGFVGWIIEIFWTGMHSLITGDLTLQGYTNLWMFFIYGCAVFLEPIHDILSNWRWMIRGLLWVVIIWGIEYTSGLILYNLLGVYPWYYTGPFAIDNLVRIDYAPAWFVAGLLFERLHNALDAMEIT